In one window of Streptomyces sp. NBC_01224 DNA:
- a CDS encoding MGH1-like glycoside hydrolase domain-containing protein has protein sequence MTRHRPLCALTALLLAGGALAVPQTAFAHPHPKPPSSYADVLDLHGTPTAAEPGDDEDNNPVTVFADRGAWHAYALPKAGDKGAYGGFSGPLYVAQEYPWWLSKSFSRVRLTEHGRTLDLAGGGAPRFTSLPGRLLQSYDLGRGLRLTLELRFATDRSALVRAEVRNTGPAPRTLGADWTGSLLRPADRPMRDAPSLTATGSGVDVGFAKVRETWDYLTDGTEHFEVKHKDAVRTTVDGDTYRTEAVEPVTLAPGRSHSFDWTESYTFTAAERAKEKTKVRDVLAHPDAVVSASDARWQGYVAGVTQGVPADRRRTAVKSLETLVTNWRSSAGQIKHDGITPSISYKWFTGGIWAWDTWKQAVGTARFAPDLAESQIRAMFDWQICPDSTTRPQDAGMIPDVIFYNDPSRGGGNWNERNSKPPLAAWAVWEVYVKSGDKAFLREMYPKLSAYQAWWYRNRDHDHDGLAEYGATVDPANNSPEERRLAAAWESGMDNAPRFDAALGTAIVANRAADGTLLGYSLDQESVDLNSYLAADQGYLARIAGTLGRGADAKRWKQRSASTSAAVRTRMYDPVGGWFHDTALGTGAPLTARGRGIEGAVPLWTGTASEAQARAVRDKLTDPGEFATTVPFPTVAKSSPYFSPTAYWRGPVWLDQAYFALGGLRRYGYAKDADALTDQLLTHASGLAGNGPIMENYDPTTGAPLNAPNFSWSAALLLPMLTRER, from the coding sequence GTGACCAGACACCGGCCCCTGTGCGCCCTGACCGCACTCCTTCTCGCCGGCGGTGCCCTCGCCGTACCGCAGACGGCCTTTGCCCATCCGCACCCGAAGCCGCCCTCCTCGTACGCCGACGTCCTCGACCTGCACGGCACCCCCACTGCCGCCGAGCCGGGCGACGACGAGGACAACAACCCCGTCACCGTCTTCGCCGACCGGGGAGCCTGGCACGCCTACGCCCTGCCGAAGGCCGGCGACAAGGGCGCCTACGGCGGCTTCTCCGGGCCCCTCTACGTCGCACAGGAATACCCCTGGTGGCTCAGCAAGTCCTTCAGCCGCGTCCGCCTCACCGAACACGGCCGCACCCTGGACCTGGCCGGGGGAGGCGCGCCACGCTTCACCTCGCTCCCAGGCCGGCTCCTCCAGTCGTACGACCTCGGCCGCGGCCTGCGCCTCACCCTCGAACTCCGCTTCGCCACCGACCGCAGCGCCCTGGTGCGGGCCGAGGTCCGCAACACCGGCCCGGCGCCCCGCACGCTGGGTGCCGACTGGACGGGCAGCCTGTTGCGGCCCGCCGACCGACCGATGCGCGACGCGCCCTCGCTGACCGCCACCGGCTCCGGTGTCGACGTCGGCTTCGCGAAGGTCCGTGAGACCTGGGACTACCTGACCGACGGCACGGAACACTTCGAGGTCAAGCACAAGGACGCCGTCCGCACGACGGTGGACGGCGACACGTACCGCACCGAGGCCGTGGAACCGGTGACCCTCGCGCCGGGGCGCTCGCACAGCTTCGACTGGACCGAGTCCTACACCTTCACCGCCGCCGAGCGCGCGAAGGAGAAGACGAAGGTCCGTGACGTACTCGCACACCCCGATGCCGTCGTCTCCGCCTCGGACGCGCGCTGGCAGGGCTATGTCGCCGGGGTGACCCAGGGCGTGCCGGCGGATCGGCGGCGCACGGCCGTGAAGTCGCTGGAGACCCTCGTCACCAACTGGCGGAGTTCGGCAGGGCAGATCAAACACGACGGCATCACGCCGTCGATCTCCTACAAGTGGTTCACCGGTGGCATCTGGGCCTGGGACACCTGGAAGCAGGCTGTGGGCACGGCACGCTTCGCGCCCGACCTGGCCGAGTCGCAGATCCGCGCCATGTTCGACTGGCAGATATGCCCGGACTCCACTACCCGCCCGCAGGACGCCGGGATGATCCCCGACGTCATCTTCTACAACGACCCCTCGCGCGGCGGCGGCAACTGGAACGAGCGCAACTCCAAGCCCCCGCTGGCCGCCTGGGCAGTCTGGGAGGTGTACGTGAAGAGCGGGGACAAGGCCTTCCTGCGTGAGATGTACCCGAAACTCTCCGCCTACCAAGCCTGGTGGTACCGCAACCGCGACCACGACCACGACGGCCTCGCCGAGTACGGCGCCACCGTCGACCCCGCCAACAACTCGCCCGAGGAGCGGCGCCTCGCCGCGGCCTGGGAGAGCGGCATGGACAACGCGCCCCGCTTCGACGCCGCCCTCGGCACCGCCATCGTCGCCAACCGAGCGGCTGACGGAACACTCCTCGGCTACTCCCTCGACCAGGAGTCCGTCGACCTGAACTCCTATCTCGCCGCTGACCAGGGCTACTTGGCGCGCATCGCGGGCACGCTGGGCCGCGGCGCCGACGCCAAGCGGTGGAAGCAGCGGTCCGCCTCCACGTCCGCCGCCGTCCGCACGAGGATGTACGACCCCGTGGGCGGCTGGTTCCACGACACCGCGCTCGGCACCGGCGCACCGCTCACGGCCCGTGGACGCGGCATCGAGGGCGCCGTCCCGCTGTGGACCGGCACAGCGTCCGAGGCACAGGCCCGTGCCGTGCGCGACAAGCTGACGGACCCGGGGGAGTTCGCCACCACCGTCCCGTTCCCGACCGTGGCGAAGAGCTCCCCCTACTTCTCGCCGACCGCGTACTGGCGCGGCCCCGTCTGGCTCGACCAGGCGTACTTCGCCCTCGGCGGCCTGCGCCGCTACGGCTACGCCAAGGACGCGGACGCCCTGACGGACCAGCTCCTCACCCACGCGTCGGGCCTCGCGGGCAACGGACCGATCATGGAGAACTACGACCCGACCACAGGGGCGCCGCTCAACGCGCCCAACTTCAGCTGGTCCGCGGCGCTGCTGCTGCCGATGCTGACAAGAGAGCGGTAG
- a CDS encoding CIS tube protein, whose amino-acid sequence MSPAVRTSRARAQLTIMEPPATVGAKPGGSLARLTLQFNPAKLSLSKSTEWRRTPSRMAGQSALPEFVGSGPRALSLEVFLDATATHDNSVEKAVEQLMTACVPTPSSLARKTPASPWVRFDWGTSKTTSFDGVLSNLSVSYTLFDVDGKPLRATCSLSIEEASVDPAGQNPTSGSREARRTHRVVAGDSLPLLAWREYGDATAWRTIAEANDVDDPMQLIPGRELVVPGLEDHAPEGSR is encoded by the coding sequence ATGTCACCCGCTGTCCGCACGAGCCGTGCTCGCGCCCAGCTGACCATCATGGAACCGCCGGCGACCGTCGGCGCCAAACCGGGCGGGAGCCTCGCCCGGCTCACGTTGCAGTTCAACCCCGCGAAGCTGTCGCTGAGCAAGAGCACCGAGTGGCGGCGTACGCCGTCCCGGATGGCCGGGCAGTCCGCGCTGCCCGAATTCGTGGGCAGCGGGCCCCGGGCGTTGTCCCTGGAGGTCTTCCTGGACGCCACCGCCACCCATGACAACTCGGTGGAGAAGGCGGTGGAGCAGCTGATGACGGCGTGTGTGCCCACCCCGAGCAGCCTGGCCCGCAAGACACCCGCCAGCCCCTGGGTCCGCTTCGACTGGGGCACGTCGAAGACGACCTCGTTCGACGGCGTACTCTCCAACCTCTCCGTCTCGTACACCCTGTTCGACGTCGACGGGAAACCGCTGCGCGCCACCTGCTCCCTGTCGATCGAGGAGGCGAGCGTCGATCCGGCCGGCCAGAACCCCACGTCCGGCTCGCGGGAGGCACGTCGTACCCACCGGGTCGTCGCCGGTGACAGCCTGCCGCTGCTGGCCTGGAGGGAGTACGGCGACGCCACCGCGTGGCGCACGATCGCGGAGGCCAACGACGTGGACGACCCGATGCAGTTGATCCCCGGCAGGGAGCTGGTCGTGCCCGGACTGGAAGATCACGCCCCGGAGGGCAGCCGATGA
- a CDS encoding zinc ribbon domain-containing protein, with amino-acid sequence MRPVAADEEPDGPPCPACGTPNLPGRRFCRRCAAPLYTREQPAPLPWWRTVWPFRRRVRGGSGRALRRTVMVLAVVGLLFAGFLFLPAGRYLFEDVRDKLGGTAEISPTEVTASAQAPGHPATAAVDGLTNKYWGAPTLGSSLTCVFDKPFRLVGVVVHTGVSKEPQEFRQGARPTRADLIVTTADGEVHEKAVTFTDKPGPQTVQTGISDVVSVRLVLRAASGQGEGRPIAVGEVEFFKRT; translated from the coding sequence GTGAGGCCCGTGGCGGCGGACGAGGAGCCGGACGGGCCACCGTGCCCGGCGTGCGGCACCCCGAACCTGCCGGGACGCCGGTTCTGCCGGCGCTGCGCCGCACCGCTGTACACCCGGGAGCAGCCGGCGCCGCTGCCGTGGTGGCGCACGGTGTGGCCGTTCCGCCGCCGGGTGCGGGGCGGATCGGGCCGGGCATTGCGGCGGACCGTGATGGTGCTGGCGGTCGTCGGGCTGTTGTTCGCGGGCTTCCTGTTCCTGCCGGCCGGGCGCTATCTCTTCGAGGACGTTCGGGACAAGCTCGGCGGAACGGCGGAGATCAGCCCGACCGAGGTCACCGCGAGCGCCCAGGCTCCCGGCCATCCGGCGACCGCGGCCGTCGACGGACTGACGAACAAGTACTGGGGGGCGCCTACGCTCGGCTCCTCACTGACGTGCGTCTTCGACAAGCCGTTCCGGCTGGTCGGTGTCGTGGTGCACACCGGTGTCTCGAAGGAGCCCCAGGAGTTCCGGCAGGGGGCCAGGCCCACCCGGGCCGATCTGATCGTCACCACGGCGGACGGCGAGGTCCACGAGAAGGCGGTGACCTTCACCGACAAGCCGGGCCCGCAGACGGTACAAACCGGCATCAGCGATGTCGTCTCCGTCCGGCTCGTACTGAGGGCCGCGTCCGGCCAGGGCGAGGGGCGGCCCATCGCGGTCGGGGAGGTCGAGTTCTTCAAGCGCACCTGA
- a CDS encoding VgrG-related protein, with protein MTAPGRSFAADPIVEAPGELPPAWAAQLVSCVVDENVGLPDTAVLTYRDPDHKLLTATGLTIGTPLKISVVTVQERVRERLFTGEVTAVELDSDTTGSFTVVRAFSKAHRLQRGRKVVAYRNMKTADIVRKVAAGAGLACGRIEAAPITYKQLTQPNVSDWEFLQYLAGESGAHVRVDDKGLLQFVKPKPAASAPSPATSATRHPMVLEYGRNLLALRAVLTGADGADSVEVRGWNVDTKTRLVAREQSIRSDTVSPGMSPSLVAGAFGANARMTVTDTPYRTQAEARAVAGSVAASVSSGFGEIEAVAEGNPHLRAGEPVALGNVGPAFAGRYTATAAHHVLEPNGGYRTTVLVSAAPDRSLAGLTSGSNAPSRGPRMPGLAIGVVTDIREGKAERGWVRLKFPWLDDTYVTDWVRTVQWGGQGGGGVFSPEVNDEVLVGFEQGLLDSPYVLGGLYNGVDKPSPHDVPLVDPTSGKVNRRSLVSRSGNRLELLDAPRGPSGVRLATGNKRLEVTLDERRGEIALTVYAPGGTRALSSVTLSASGITLDAAAGDVNIKGSSVTVNGKTGVTIDGGLLAVLKAKLIKIN; from the coding sequence ATGACCGCCCCCGGCCGCTCCTTCGCCGCAGATCCGATCGTCGAGGCCCCTGGTGAGCTGCCACCGGCCTGGGCGGCCCAGCTGGTGAGCTGCGTGGTGGACGAGAACGTCGGTCTGCCGGACACCGCCGTACTGACGTACCGGGACCCCGATCACAAGCTGCTCACCGCCACCGGGCTCACCATCGGCACCCCGCTGAAGATATCCGTGGTCACCGTGCAGGAGCGGGTGCGCGAGCGGCTGTTCACCGGTGAGGTCACGGCGGTCGAGCTGGACAGCGACACCACCGGTTCTTTCACGGTGGTCCGCGCCTTCTCCAAGGCGCACCGGCTCCAGCGCGGCCGGAAGGTGGTGGCCTACCGCAACATGAAAACCGCGGACATCGTCCGCAAGGTCGCCGCGGGCGCCGGGCTGGCCTGCGGACGGATCGAGGCCGCGCCCATCACGTACAAGCAGCTGACCCAGCCCAATGTCTCGGACTGGGAGTTCCTCCAGTACCTCGCGGGCGAGAGCGGCGCGCACGTGCGGGTGGACGACAAGGGCCTGCTGCAGTTCGTGAAGCCGAAGCCCGCCGCGTCGGCCCCCTCGCCCGCCACTTCCGCCACCCGCCACCCGATGGTCCTGGAGTACGGGCGCAATCTGCTGGCTCTGCGGGCCGTGCTGACCGGTGCGGACGGGGCGGACAGCGTGGAGGTGCGCGGCTGGAACGTCGACACCAAGACACGGCTGGTGGCCCGCGAGCAGTCCATCCGCAGCGACACGGTGTCCCCCGGGATGAGTCCGTCGCTGGTGGCCGGGGCGTTCGGCGCGAACGCCCGGATGACGGTCACCGACACCCCGTACCGGACCCAGGCCGAGGCCAGGGCCGTGGCCGGTTCGGTGGCCGCTTCGGTGAGCTCCGGATTCGGCGAGATCGAAGCGGTCGCCGAGGGCAATCCCCACTTGCGGGCGGGCGAGCCGGTGGCCCTCGGCAACGTCGGGCCCGCGTTCGCCGGGCGCTACACGGCGACCGCCGCGCACCACGTACTCGAACCGAACGGCGGCTACCGCACGACCGTGCTGGTGAGCGCGGCGCCCGACCGCTCGCTGGCGGGACTGACCAGTGGTTCGAACGCACCCTCGCGCGGCCCGCGCATGCCTGGTCTGGCCATTGGCGTGGTCACCGACATCCGCGAGGGCAAGGCCGAACGCGGCTGGGTCCGGCTGAAGTTCCCCTGGCTCGACGACACCTATGTGACCGACTGGGTCCGTACGGTGCAATGGGGCGGCCAGGGCGGCGGCGGGGTGTTCAGCCCCGAGGTCAACGACGAGGTGCTGGTCGGGTTCGAGCAGGGCCTGCTGGACAGCCCCTATGTGCTGGGCGGCCTCTACAACGGGGTCGACAAGCCCTCGCCCCACGACGTTCCGCTGGTCGACCCGACCAGTGGCAAGGTCAACCGCCGCTCGCTGGTCTCCCGATCCGGGAACCGGCTCGAACTGCTGGACGCCCCGCGCGGACCGTCCGGTGTCCGGCTGGCCACCGGCAACAAACGGCTCGAAGTCACGCTGGACGAGCGGCGGGGCGAGATCGCTCTGACGGTGTACGCCCCCGGCGGCACCCGGGCTCTGAGCTCCGTGACGCTCTCCGCGTCGGGTATCACCCTCGACGCGGCTGCGGGCGACGTGAACATCAAGGGCAGCTCGGTGACCGTCAACGGCAAGACGGGGGTCACCATCGACGGCGGGTTGCTCGCCGTGCTCAAGGCCAAGCTCATCAAGATCAACTGA
- a CDS encoding PAAR domain-containing protein — protein sequence MPPAARTGDSTAHGGLIGTPPPGAVAVATVLIGGRPAAVAGSLHVCVVPPHAALGPGNVIMPNPAAVVTGQVLIGGLPAARMRDTTTCGAPIISGAPNVLIGGPM from the coding sequence ATGCCCCCCGCAGCCCGCACGGGCGACAGCACCGCCCACGGCGGCCTCATCGGCACCCCGCCCCCGGGTGCGGTGGCCGTCGCCACCGTGCTGATCGGCGGCCGGCCCGCGGCCGTCGCCGGGAGCCTGCACGTGTGCGTCGTCCCCCCGCACGCCGCGCTCGGGCCGGGGAATGTGATCATGCCCAACCCGGCCGCCGTGGTCACCGGTCAGGTCCTGATCGGCGGGCTGCCCGCCGCCCGGATGCGGGACACCACCACCTGCGGCGCGCCCATCATCAGCGGTGCGCCGAACGTACTGATCGGGGGCCCGATGTGA
- a CDS encoding phage tail protein: MAEGDALSTHVFGVQLGGYLVESIQEISGLTVEEEVVEVRQVTAEGKQIIRKQPGARQAGEVTITRGLDKSSEFTKWIKETLNNGAVDTARQNLTIEIKDSKGETVRRIQLMQGWASKWEGPSLKAGESSAATETVTITFEEIVVE; this comes from the coding sequence ATGGCAGAGGGCGACGCTCTTTCCACCCACGTCTTCGGCGTGCAGCTCGGCGGCTATCTCGTCGAGTCGATCCAAGAGATCAGCGGCCTGACCGTCGAGGAGGAAGTCGTCGAGGTCCGTCAAGTGACGGCCGAGGGCAAGCAGATCATCCGCAAGCAGCCCGGCGCGCGTCAGGCGGGCGAGGTGACGATCACCCGCGGACTCGACAAGAGCAGTGAGTTCACCAAATGGATCAAGGAGACGCTCAACAACGGGGCCGTCGACACCGCGCGCCAGAACCTGACCATCGAGATCAAGGACTCGAAGGGTGAGACAGTCCGGCGCATCCAGCTGATGCAGGGCTGGGCCAGTAAGTGGGAGGGGCCCTCGCTGAAGGCCGGCGAATCCAGTGCCGCCACCGAGACGGTGACCATCACCTTCGAGGAGATCGTGGTCGAATGA
- a CDS encoding GPW/gp25 family protein — MSGGGFIGRGWGFPLRVGATGGIGMVERDREIEEAIGLVLGTAPGERPMRPEFGCGIHDYVFAPGDGATAGRIAHEVRTSLERWEPRIEVTDVVIAFDAIEEGTLYIDVHYTVRATNDLRNLVFPFYTIPSSEGSEESGVR, encoded by the coding sequence GTGAGCGGCGGCGGGTTCATCGGACGCGGCTGGGGCTTCCCGCTGCGGGTCGGCGCCACGGGCGGCATCGGCATGGTCGAGCGGGACCGGGAGATCGAGGAAGCGATCGGGCTGGTGCTCGGCACGGCGCCGGGCGAGCGGCCGATGCGCCCGGAGTTCGGCTGCGGCATTCACGACTACGTCTTCGCACCCGGTGACGGCGCCACCGCCGGGCGCATCGCGCACGAGGTCCGCACGTCGCTGGAGCGGTGGGAACCGCGCATCGAGGTGACCGACGTGGTGATCGCGTTCGACGCCATCGAGGAGGGCACCCTGTACATCGACGTGCACTACACCGTGCGGGCCACGAATGACCTGCGCAACCTCGTCTTCCCCTTCTACACCATCCCGTCCTCCGAGGGATCCGAAGAATCGGGAGTGCGCTGA
- a CDS encoding putative baseplate assembly protein, with protein sequence MALPSPNLDDRRFQQLVDEAKRYVQQRSPEWTDHNVSDPGVTLIETFAYMVDQLLYRLNRVPDKNYSAFLDLLGVTLFPPSVARAEVDFWLSAPQPETVLLPAGTEVATSRGEAEEAVVFSTSDDLPIVPSSLVRLVTAPVSGDQTDRTAPLGAGKDIPCFQPRPEPGDALLFGLPTAVPRCIVAVRLDSRVEGVGVDPRQPPLVWEAWDGARWVTCQTGTDSTGGLNRPGEVIVFVPAGHTASVTAGTRAGWLRCRVTAPEPGQPFYSESPTIREAEVFTVGGTTGVEHAETVLDVPLGISEGVAGQRFSVSRAPLLLDGEPPVVQVSSAEGWQVWTAVEHFGASSPDDRHVRIDAVSGEFTFPPEVREPDGTMRAYGAVPEKGAQLRVPRYLTGGGAAGNVARGAICVLRSSVPYVAGVENREAARGGVDGETVENAKVRAPNILRVQERAVTAEDYEVIAREAAPSLRRVRCLPAVAGEGGAVRVLVVPDAVADEDGQLRFEQLVPSDSVLSTVAARLDERRLVGTRLVVEPPAYQGVTVVARLVAAGGDVDRVRAEALTALFRHIDPLRGGAEGTGWPFGRPVQYGEVFAVLQGVRGVGLVEEVRLFPADPITGRRGAAVDRIDVARGALVFSHQHQVVVTASGAGDGS encoded by the coding sequence ATGGCCCTGCCCTCACCCAACCTGGACGACCGGCGCTTCCAGCAACTCGTCGACGAGGCCAAGCGGTACGTCCAGCAGCGCTCTCCGGAGTGGACCGACCACAACGTGTCGGACCCCGGGGTCACGCTCATCGAGACATTCGCGTACATGGTCGACCAACTGCTGTACCGGCTGAACCGGGTACCGGACAAGAACTACTCCGCCTTCCTCGACCTGCTGGGCGTCACCTTGTTCCCGCCGTCGGTGGCGCGGGCGGAGGTCGACTTCTGGCTGTCCGCGCCGCAGCCGGAGACCGTGCTGCTCCCGGCGGGTACGGAGGTCGCCACCTCACGCGGCGAGGCCGAGGAAGCAGTGGTGTTCTCGACCTCCGACGACCTGCCGATCGTGCCGAGTTCACTGGTCCGGCTGGTCACAGCGCCGGTATCGGGCGATCAGACCGACCGCACCGCACCGCTCGGCGCGGGCAAGGACATCCCGTGCTTCCAGCCCCGGCCGGAGCCCGGTGACGCCCTGCTGTTCGGGCTGCCCACCGCCGTCCCCCGGTGCATCGTCGCCGTACGCCTGGACAGCCGCGTGGAGGGCGTGGGCGTCGACCCGCGGCAGCCGCCACTGGTGTGGGAGGCGTGGGACGGTGCCCGTTGGGTCACGTGCCAGACCGGCACCGACAGCACCGGCGGGCTCAACAGGCCCGGCGAGGTGATCGTGTTCGTCCCCGCCGGACACACGGCGTCGGTGACGGCGGGGACCCGGGCGGGGTGGCTGCGCTGCCGGGTCACCGCGCCGGAACCGGGCCAGCCGTTCTACTCCGAGTCACCGACGATCCGGGAGGCCGAGGTGTTCACCGTCGGCGGCACGACGGGCGTCGAACACGCGGAGACCGTCCTCGACGTCCCGCTCGGCATCTCCGAAGGCGTCGCCGGGCAGAGATTCTCCGTGAGCAGGGCGCCGCTGCTGTTGGACGGGGAGCCGCCGGTCGTCCAGGTGTCCTCCGCGGAGGGCTGGCAGGTCTGGACCGCCGTGGAGCACTTCGGCGCCTCCTCCCCGGACGACCGGCATGTGCGGATCGACGCCGTCTCCGGCGAGTTCACGTTCCCGCCGGAGGTACGCGAGCCGGACGGGACGATGCGCGCCTACGGCGCGGTGCCCGAGAAGGGCGCACAGCTGCGGGTCCCCCGCTACCTGACGGGCGGCGGGGCGGCCGGGAACGTCGCCCGGGGCGCCATCTGCGTGCTGCGCAGCTCGGTGCCGTACGTGGCGGGCGTGGAGAATCGCGAGGCGGCCCGGGGCGGGGTCGACGGCGAGACCGTGGAGAACGCGAAGGTCCGGGCGCCCAACATCCTTCGGGTGCAGGAGCGGGCGGTCACGGCCGAGGACTACGAGGTCATCGCCCGCGAGGCCGCGCCTTCCCTGCGCAGGGTCCGATGCCTGCCCGCCGTTGCGGGCGAGGGCGGCGCGGTGCGGGTCCTGGTGGTGCCCGACGCGGTCGCCGACGAGGACGGCCAGCTGCGGTTCGAGCAGCTGGTCCCGTCGGACTCCGTGCTCTCGACGGTCGCGGCGCGGCTCGACGAACGGCGGCTGGTCGGCACCCGACTGGTGGTGGAACCGCCCGCGTACCAGGGCGTCACCGTGGTCGCGAGGCTGGTGGCGGCCGGTGGTGACGTGGACCGGGTCCGCGCGGAGGCGCTCACGGCACTGTTCCGCCACATCGACCCGCTGCGGGGCGGAGCGGAGGGGACCGGATGGCCCTTCGGCAGGCCGGTGCAGTACGGCGAGGTCTTCGCCGTGCTCCAGGGCGTGCGGGGGGTGGGCCTGGTGGAGGAAGTACGGCTGTTCCCCGCGGACCCGATCACCGGCCGGCGCGGAGCTGCGGTGGATCGGATCGACGTCGCCCGGGGCGCCCTGGTCTTCTCGCATCAGCACCAGGTCGTGGTCACCGCGAGCGGGGCCGGTGACGGCTCATGA
- a CDS encoding phage tail protein, producing the protein MTDNIFATSVFFKLVIGGSDLGAFHTCSGLGAEVEMEQYAEGGNNGFTWQLPGRITWTNITLTRPVTTDTLKIARWLNETIQRVEPKDGEIVALRPDLSRIISWQVHGIVPVRWQGPSFDPASSQAAIETLEIAHEGLEPS; encoded by the coding sequence ATGACGGACAACATCTTCGCGACGAGCGTGTTCTTCAAGCTCGTCATCGGGGGCAGTGACCTGGGGGCCTTCCACACCTGCTCGGGTCTGGGCGCCGAGGTGGAGATGGAGCAGTACGCCGAGGGCGGCAACAACGGTTTCACCTGGCAGCTGCCGGGGCGGATCACCTGGACCAACATCACGCTGACCCGCCCCGTCACGACCGACACGCTCAAGATCGCGCGGTGGCTGAACGAGACGATCCAGCGGGTCGAGCCCAAGGACGGCGAGATCGTCGCGCTCCGTCCGGACCTCAGCCGCATCATCAGCTGGCAGGTGCACGGCATCGTGCCGGTCCGCTGGCAGGGGCCGTCCTTCGACCCCGCCAGCTCCCAGGCGGCGATCGAGACGCTGGAGATCGCACACGAGGGCCTGGAGCCGTCTTGA
- a CDS encoding phage tail protein I — protein MTRAAVPGLASRYPIGGLLPALYADDDLAQRFTAGLDTVLAPVLSTLDNLPAYFDPSLAPADFLPWLSTWVGADIDPAWPEGLRRAVVARAVELHRWRGTRRGLVEHLRLCFGVHADIQDGGGVAWSAEPGAELPPAPTGELLVRVWAVRGGPVDASRVLDVVAASCPVHLTCRVEILPGPPDETGG, from the coding sequence ATGACGAGGGCTGCGGTACCGGGGCTCGCCAGCCGCTATCCGATCGGCGGGCTGCTGCCCGCTCTGTACGCGGACGACGACCTGGCCCAGCGGTTCACGGCGGGCCTCGACACCGTCCTGGCGCCTGTCCTGTCCACCCTGGACAACCTCCCGGCCTACTTCGACCCGTCGCTGGCCCCGGCCGACTTCCTGCCCTGGCTGTCGACCTGGGTGGGCGCCGACATCGATCCGGCGTGGCCCGAGGGGCTGCGGCGGGCCGTCGTCGCCCGCGCCGTCGAGCTGCACCGGTGGCGCGGCACCCGTCGCGGCCTGGTCGAACACCTGCGGCTCTGCTTCGGCGTGCATGCCGATATCCAGGACGGCGGCGGCGTCGCATGGTCGGCCGAGCCGGGCGCGGAACTGCCCCCGGCTCCGACCGGAGAACTGCTGGTGCGGGTCTGGGCGGTGCGCGGGGGGCCGGTGGACGCGAGCCGCGTCCTGGACGTCGTCGCCGCCTCGTGCCCCGTACACCTCACATGCCGGGTGGAGATCCTGCCGGGCCCGCCAGACGAGACAGGAGGCTGA
- a CDS encoding DUF6760 family protein: protein MTYALPRLREEIAYVAYHFHWQREDILDLTHGERQQWVREIARINTRVNEGG from the coding sequence GTGACGTACGCACTTCCCCGATTGCGGGAGGAGATCGCGTACGTCGCCTACCACTTCCATTGGCAGCGCGAGGACATTCTCGACCTCACCCACGGCGAGCGTCAGCAGTGGGTGCGGGAGATAGCGCGGATCAACACCCGCGTCAACGAAGGCGGGTGA